In one window of Palaemon carinicauda isolate YSFRI2023 chromosome 2, ASM3689809v2, whole genome shotgun sequence DNA:
- the LOC137625831 gene encoding uncharacterized protein: protein MDVKPLIDSAIKQGLTGTQIDEFVHRQLKLQIEYDEIRKKADEEREERVAKRELDKLERERKKADEERKHEFELLKLKSSPDYTPDPNPIVDPLRSSLPKIPPFDETVDEIDLYIDRFERLAKFYKWKEDDYSMLLGTLLRGRALKIYCSLSSDIVNNFVSLKKALLKAFHINSNVYRRKFRDSIIDTDESFVQFNCKLGQYFDKWLELANVEKNYESVRDFMIFDQMLSSCSHDLRSFLLEQSLQNSCQLAESADRYLVAHGMKKCRKSNDKIPSKPHAKLLADNISKSPKVSNSVTKSDSNVKCHHCGEVGHIRPNCPVYKLNKKSDKVVPKIGVVLGREEKLHNCVTDTDGKIFDQSVEIVFDTGCNTVVVRDTLVPLNYPRGRKVKIYDYLGRPLYLNTVHTIVESKFFSGKVKAIVAPIRCADVIICLIPGLKHNVDAGLSLINGDEFVSDRNVNVVTRAKAKDKVKERPMFSNLESLDKEYGLNSDEFSEYQKECPSLASIRKLLDNEESVTLKCRTVKYVNIGDLIYRKCLESSKPEDVGKLVSCASSVP from the coding sequence atggatGTTAAACCATTAATTGACAGTGCAATTAAACAAGGCCTTACTGGTACTCAAATTGATGAATTTGTACATAGACAGTTAAAGCTTCAGATAGAATATGACGAGATCCGAAAGAAAGCagacgaagaaagagaagaaagagtcgcaaagcgtgagttagataaactagagagagagagaaagaaagcagacGAGGAGAGAAAACATGAATTTGAGTTACTTAAATTGAAATCTAGTCCTGATTACACTCCAGATCCTAATCCCATTGTTGATCCCTTAAGGTCTTCTTTGCCTAAAATTCCACCATTTGACGAGACCGTAGACGAAATAGACTTGTACATAGATCGCTTTGAGAGATTAGcgaaattttacaaatggaaagaagaTGATTATTCAATGTTATTGGGAACTCTATTGCGTGGTAGAGCTTTGAAAATTTATTGTAGCTTGTCTAGCGATATTGTCAATAACTTTGTTTCACTTAAGAAAGCTCTGCTTAAAGCTTTTCACATAAATTCCAATGTATATCGAAGGAAGTTTAGAGATTCTATTATTGATACTGACGAAAGTTTTGTACAGTTCAATTGTAAATTGGGACAATATTTTGATAAGTGGTTGGAACTTGCAAATGTAGAGAAAAATTATGAATCTgttagagattttatgatttttgATCAAATGTTGTCTAGTTGTTCTCATGATCTTCGTTCATTTTTGCTAGAACAGTCACTTCAGAATTCATGTCAACTTGCTGAGAGTGCAGATAGATATCTAGTTGCTCATGGTATGAAGAAATGCCGTAAGAGTAATGATAAGATTCCCTCTAAACCTCATGCTAAACTTCTTGCTGATAATATTTCAAAGTCTCCTAAAGTTTCGAATTCGGTAACTAAATCTGATTCTAATGTTAAATGTCATCATTGTGGTGAAGTTGGTCATATTCGTCCTAATTGCCCTGTgtacaaattaaataagaaatctgaTAAAGTAGTGCCTAAAATAGGTGTAGTACTTGGCCgtgaagaaaaattgcataatTGTGTAACTGATACCGATGGAAAGATTTTTGATCAGTCAGTTGAGATAGTTTTTGATACTGGGTGCAATACCGTGGTTGTTAGAGATACATTAGTACCTTTAAATTACCCTCGAGGCAGAAAAGTGAAAATTTATGACTATCTTGGTAGACCTTTGTACCTAAATACAGTGCATACAATTGTTGAGTCTAAATTCTTCTCTGGTAAAGTTAAAGCTATTGTTGCCCCCATACGTTGCGCAGATGTCATTATTTGTCTTATACCTGGACTTAAACATAATGTTGATGCAGGTTTAAGTTTAATAAACGGTGATGAGTTTGTTTCTGATCGTAACGTTAATGTAGTAACGAGAGCAAAAGCTAAGGATAAAGTAAAGGAACGTCCTATGTTTAGTAATCTTGAATCTTTGGATAAGGAATATGGTCTTAATTCTGATGAATTTAGTGAGTATCAAAAAGAATGTCCTTCACTTGCTAGTATCCGTAAGTTGCTTGATAACGAAGAAAGTGTAACGTTAAAATGTCGGACAGTTAAGTACGTAAATATTGGAGATTTAATATATCGCAAGTGTCTTGAAAGTAGTAAACCTGAAGATGTGGGAAAATTAGTTAGTTGTGCCAGTTCAGTACCGTAA